GTGGATGAAGACGAGGAGGAACATCATGATTAAGCAGAGCAAATCGATTGTCAGGACCAAGTTTATCGACCGTGCCTGCCACTGGACGGTGGTGATCTGCTTCTTCCTGGTGGCGCTTTCTGGCATCGCGTTGTTCTTCCCGACGCTGCAATGGTTGACGCAAACCTTCGGTACGCCGCAAATGGGGCGCATTCTGCACCCGTTTTTTGGCGTGCTGATTTTTGTGGCGCTGATGTTTATGTTTGCGCGTTTCGTGCATCACAATATCCCGGAAAAGCAGGACTGGCCGTGGATTAAAAATATTGTCGAAGTGCTGAAAGGCAACGAGCATAAAGTCGCGGATGTCGGCAAATATAACGCCGGCCAGAAGATGATGTTCTGGACCATCATGAGCATGATTTTCGTGCTGCTGGTGACCGGCGTGATTATCTGGCGGCCTTATTTTGCCGATTTCTTCCCGATGAAAGTGGTGCGCTACAGCCTGCTGATTCACGCAACCGTCGCCATTATTCTGATCCACGCCATTCTGATTCATATGTATATGGCGTTCTGGGTGAAAGGCTCGATTAAAGGGATGATCGTCGGCAAAGTGAGCCGCCGCTGGGCGCAGAAACACCATCCGCGTTGGTATCGCGCTATTCTTGCCAAAGAAGCGAAGAAAGAGAGCACCGAAGGGTTGTAATTGTTCTGCCCTACTTCCCCGGCATTTTCTGCCGGGGAAGCACCGATTTGAATCAGCGGTTATTTTCCCGGACAATGCCTTTAGTTTTTTAACTCAGGCGTAACAATGACATGAAACACCCTCTGGAAACCCTGATGAGTGCTGGCGGTATTTTGCTGCTGGCTTTCTTTTCCTGCCTGCTGTTGCCAGCCCCTGCGCTGACGCTCGATCTCGCCAAAAAGTTGATAGCGACTTTCCATTTACAGGATTTAAACCAGCTTTACACCATCATCTTTTGCCTGTGGTTTTTGGCGCTGGGTGCCATCGAATACTTCGTGATTCGCTTTATCTGGAGACGTTGGTTTTCGATTGACCGAGAGGGGTAGAGAAGAATTTCAGGCGGTGAAATACCGCCTGAAAAGAGGGATTCGCGGCCAGCCAATGATGCTACACCCTAAATAATTCAAGTTGCAGGAAGATGGCAAAAGAAGGAATCCCGATGAGCTTACTCAAGTAAGTGATTCGGGTGACTGAGAGCCGCCAACGCACCTGCAGCTTGAAGTATGACGGGTGCGAATATCGTTACCGGTCGGCGACTGATGAATACGCAAACCAAACTGATCGACTACGGCAAATATATGTTCGAAGATATCGGCCTGAATCGCTTCATATTCCAGCCACACGACCGTATTGGTGAAAGCATAAATCTCGATGGGTAAGCCTTCTGCACCCGGCGCTAACTGACGCACCATTAAGGTCATGTCTTTACGAATACGCGGATGGTTTTGCAGATATTCGGTCAGATAAACCCGGAACGTGCCGACGTTAGTCATGCTGCGGGCGTTAAGTACAGAAACCCCGTCGCTATTATGTGTGCGGTTATAATCTTCAATTTCTTTCGTGCGCGAGTCCATATAAGGTTTCAATAATCTCGCTTTCATTAATCGTTCAATTTCATCTACAGACAGAAAATGAATACTGGTGGTATCAATATTAATACTGCGTTTAATTCGACGACCGCCAGACTGCGACATTCCACTCCAGTTTTTAAACGCATCAGAAACCAGGGCATAAGTTGGGATCGTGGTAATGGTATTATCCCAGTTACGGACTTTGACGGTGGTCAAACCAATATCGGTGACCGCACCATCCGCGCCATACTTAGGCATTTCCAGCCAGTCGCCCAATTTCAACATACGGTTCGCCGAAAGCTGAATACCGGCAACCAGCCCCAGAATCGGGTCCTTGAATACCAACATCAGTACCGCAGCCATCGCCCCCAGGCCGCTTATCAGAATAGCGGGCGACTGGCCAATGATGCGCGAGACAATCATGATGCCAATAACAATAGAGGCGATCAGTTTCACGCCCTGGAATATTCCTTTCAGCGGGATATTCGACGAAATAGTAAATTTTTGTGATAAATTATAAATAACATCCAACAGAGAAAATAATGACAGCAATGAATACAGCATAATCCACAGCTGAGCGCAGATGATCAATATCGTGCTGATGTCGCTGCCTTTCTGCATCCACAACACCACCTGGATATTGACGATTACCCCTTGCAGGGTTAAAGCAACGCGTTGAAATAACTTGTTTTCTGTAATAATTTGCAGCCATAAATGTTGGCTGGATTTTGCCCGTTTTTCAAAGGCTCGCAACACTATTCTGTGAAGAATTAAATGCACCACCAAAGCGATTATAAAAATAATAGCCAGAACCACTAATATCGACGTAGCAGGATCAAGAATAATCCCGAAATTACTTAAAAATGAAACCAAATCTTTCATAATCACTCCTTCCTAAACAACACATATAATGCTGGGTGACAAATTCATCTGCAACCATTATTGCGTTTTTAATTTCCTGAATATTCTTTACAAGATTTTTATTGCTTTGATGAAAAAGGGTATTTAAGAAAAATAATAACGATATAAATCCGGCTGGATTATCAGAGGGTGAATTCCACACGGCTGGCTATACTAAACGCACGAATGCACTCAGCGCGGGTGCAAAAAGCGAGATGACAGTATGCCACTCAGTGATTTTGCCCATTCTGACCCCTACACCCTCGGTATTGAGCTGGAATTGCAAATCATCAGCCCACCCGCCAACGATCTCAGCCAGGACTCATCGCTGCTGATTGACGCGCTAACTGGCGTTGTGACCGAAGGTGAAGTCAAACATGACATCACTGAAAGCATGTTGGAAATTGCAACGGGCGTGTGTACTGACATCGCACAGGCGAATTCGCAGCTTTCCAGCTTGCGTCAGCACGTCTTGAAGGTGGCAAGCCAACATCATCTGGCTATTTGCGGCGGAGGGACGCATCCGTTTCAAAAATGGCAGCGCCAGGAAGTGTGCCAAAGTGAACGTTATAACCAGACGCTTGAGCTATTCGGCTATTTAATGAAGCAGGCCACTGTTTTTGGCCAACACGTTCATGTCGGATGCGAAAACGAAGAAGACGCTATCTATTTAATGCATGGATTATCGCGCTTTGTTCCGCACGTCATCGCCCTCGCTGCATCGTCGCCTTATATTCAGGGCAGTGATACCACCTATGCTTCATCACGCTTGAATATTTTTTCCGCCTTCCCGGACAACGGCCCTGCCCCGTTCGTAAGCAACTGGCAAGAGTTTAAATGGATGTACCAGCGCCTCGAGTCCAGCAGCATCGTGCAGTCGATGAAAGATCTGCATTGGGATATTCGCCCCAGCCCACACTTTGGCACGGTTGAAGTGCGCGTGATGGATACCCCTTTAACCATCACGCGTGCGATTAATATTGCCGGTTTTATTCAGGCGCTGGCGCATTGGTTGCTGAGCGAACGTCCATTTGTTCCACGTTCTGAAGATTATCTGTTGTATCGTTTTAACCGTTTTCAGGCCTGCCGTTTTGGCTTTGAAGGGATGCTGACTGATATCCGCAATGGCGAACAACGCACGTTGGCAGAAGACATTTTGCCACTGCTTGATACTCTCGCACCTTACGCCGCGTCACTACAGGCGACCCCGGCGTTAGAAGCGATTGAGGGCTACGTTCGCCACAACGACAGTGACACTCGTCGCATCCGTCAATTTATTACCGAAGGCGGGCTGTTAACCGAGTTGGTGCGCGAACATTGTGAAATTTGGGCAAAAGAGTAAATTTATTTTCTGATTTAAAACTATGGAGGGGAATTATTATTCTCAAAGTAGTTGAGATATAAATATAATTAGCCATCCTAAATTATTCTTTAATCAAAGCTTAATGAATAGATGATTTACTTCCTGAAAAACCATGTTAAAGTTGCGCGAAATAATCACCACTTCATTAACAACAAAAAATAGCACAATATTCCATTATTGAATGTCTTATTAAAAGGATTTAAAGCATGACTCACTCGTCAAATTTCCTGATGAAGAATATTTTTATATTGAGCGACAACCGTTATTTATTACCCGGTGTAAAACACCTCTTATCCACCTTTTGTCAGGATGACGTCACGTTCAATGTTAAGCATATAACTAACAATAAGTTAAAAGAATTCTTTGAGGAATTAAGATCGCAAGAAAACAACACCAACTCAGTTAATTATTTCATCGTTGAAAAACAGGTATTTTATATCCTGAAGTTAAATAATCCCTCACCTGCTGGCATACTTATCCCACCCACGGTGGCAATAAGTGAACTGCATAATATTTTGCTGAAGCACAATAAAAAAGATAAATTCCTGGATTCCGAATTTTACTATCGAAATACACATTCACATCGTGAAGTTGAAGTGGTATCGATGCTTCTGGAAGGCATTCAGCCCAAAAACATCGCAGACACGCTAGGGATCTCGATAAAAACCGTGAGTCACCACAAACAAATTGCGATTAAAAAAAGTGGTTTCTCGAACTTTAATGAATACTACATGCGTAATTTGACCATTCATCCTTTTCTCCATCAGCATTGATTTATGAATCTGGCTCATAGCTCCTTTCGTTTTTAGCGGGCTAATCGCCAAACTTCCGGAATGGTAGTGTTTCATTTTCGGATAACACGGCAAGCCTGGACGAGTTTCCTATACTTCAGAGTCACTGTTGTCCATTTAACCCCGGCAGCAAATGCCGACCTGGAGGAAAAAATGGAAGAAAAGCTGAAAATCACCCCGGCGGGCTCCCAGCCCTCTCAATCGGGTCCGGAAAGTTACTTCACAGGCAGAGTCCGTATTGACGCACCTTTCCAGACCACTCCCCCAGCACGCGCTGGCGGCGCAACCGTCACTTTTGAACCCGGTGCGCGTACCGCCTGGCATACCCATCCCCTTGGCCAAACCCTGATTATTACCCACGGTCATGGCTGGCTACAGGAATGGGGTGCAGAAATTCGTGAAATCAACCAGGGCGATATTGTCTGGATACCCGAAGGCGTAAAGCACTGGCACGGTGCGACGCCCGACAATGCCATGACCCATATCGCGATTGCTGAGTCACTGAACGGCAGCCCCGTTGAATGGCTGGAGCATGTCAGCGACGATCAGTATAAAAAGTAGGCTCTTAATCCGGAGAACAAACATGACGATGAAAGTGCTCGGTTATGCTGCCCAATCCGCAGATGCTCCCCTTGCTCCGTTCGAATTTATGCGACGAACACCCCGCCCTGATGATGTTGTCATTGAAGTGATGTACTGCGGTGTGTGCCACTCCGACCTTCACCAGGCGCGTAACGACTGGGGCTTTAGTCAGTATCCGTTAGTGCCAGGC
The nucleotide sequence above comes from Buttiauxella selenatireducens. Encoded proteins:
- the fdnI gene encoding formate dehydrogenase-N subunit gamma gives rise to the protein MKQSKSIVRTKFIDRACHWTVVICFFLVALSGIALFFPTLQWLTQTFGTPQMGRILHPFFGVLIFVALMFMFARFVHHNIPEKQDWPWIKNIVEVLKGNEHKVADVGKYNAGQKMMFWTIMSMIFVLLVTGVIIWRPYFADFFPMKVVRYSLLIHATVAIILIHAILIHMYMAFWVKGSIKGMIVGKVSRRWAQKHHPRWYRAILAKEAKKESTEGL
- a CDS encoding YbdK family carboxylate-amine ligase is translated as MPLSDFAHSDPYTLGIELELQIISPPANDLSQDSSLLIDALTGVVTEGEVKHDITESMLEIATGVCTDIAQANSQLSSLRQHVLKVASQHHLAICGGGTHPFQKWQRQEVCQSERYNQTLELFGYLMKQATVFGQHVHVGCENEEDAIYLMHGLSRFVPHVIALAASSPYIQGSDTTYASSRLNIFSAFPDNGPAPFVSNWQEFKWMYQRLESSSIVQSMKDLHWDIRPSPHFGTVEVRVMDTPLTITRAINIAGFIQALAHWLLSERPFVPRSEDYLLYRFNRFQACRFGFEGMLTDIRNGEQRTLAEDILPLLDTLAPYAASLQATPALEAIEGYVRHNDSDTRRIRQFITEGGLLTELVREHCEIWAKE
- a CDS encoding helix-turn-helix transcriptional regulator, whose product is MTHSSNFLMKNIFILSDNRYLLPGVKHLLSTFCQDDVTFNVKHITNNKLKEFFEELRSQENNTNSVNYFIVEKQVFYILKLNNPSPAGILIPPTVAISELHNILLKHNKKDKFLDSEFYYRNTHSHREVEVVSMLLEGIQPKNIADTLGISIKTVSHHKQIAIKKSGFSNFNEYYMRNLTIHPFLHQH
- a CDS encoding mechanosensitive ion channel family protein translates to MKDLVSFLSNFGIILDPATSILVVLAIIFIIALVVHLILHRIVLRAFEKRAKSSQHLWLQIITENKLFQRVALTLQGVIVNIQVVLWMQKGSDISTILIICAQLWIMLYSLLSLFSLLDVIYNLSQKFTISSNIPLKGIFQGVKLIASIVIGIMIVSRIIGQSPAILISGLGAMAAVLMLVFKDPILGLVAGIQLSANRMLKLGDWLEMPKYGADGAVTDIGLTTVKVRNWDNTITTIPTYALVSDAFKNWSGMSQSGGRRIKRSINIDTTSIHFLSVDEIERLMKARLLKPYMDSRTKEIEDYNRTHNSDGVSVLNARSMTNVGTFRVYLTEYLQNHPRIRKDMTLMVRQLAPGAEGLPIEIYAFTNTVVWLEYEAIQADIFEHIFAVVDQFGLRIHQSPTGNDIRTRHTSSCRCVGGSQSPESLT
- a CDS encoding DUF1158 domain-containing protein, whose amino-acid sequence is MKHPLETLMSAGGILLLAFFSCLLLPAPALTLDLAKKLIATFHLQDLNQLYTIIFCLWFLALGAIEYFVIRFIWRRWFSIDREG
- a CDS encoding (R)-mandelonitrile lyase; this encodes MEEKLKITPAGSQPSQSGPESYFTGRVRIDAPFQTTPPARAGGATVTFEPGARTAWHTHPLGQTLIITHGHGWLQEWGAEIREINQGDIVWIPEGVKHWHGATPDNAMTHIAIAESLNGSPVEWLEHVSDDQYKK